GGCTCGCTGCTTCCATGGCCTTCACCACATCGAGCACGCTCGCTCCCTGCCCGCTCCCCAGATTGAGGGTGAGCAATTGGGGATCAGCATTGAGCAGCGAATGGAGTGCTTCTCGGTGACCTTCGGCTAGATCCATCACATGGATGTAGTCGCGAATGCAGGTTCCGTCTGGCGTGGGCCAGTCGTCACCAAACACGGTGAGTTCAGGCCGGCGGCCTACGGCCACCTGAGTGATGAAGGGGAACAGATTGTTGGGGATGCCGTTAGGGTCTTCCCCAATCCGTCCACTGGGGTGGGCGCCTACGGGATTGAAGTAGCGCAACCGAGCGATGCGCCAGCCACCTTCGCTGGCTTGGATTGGTTCAGTGTTACCGCTGCACCCCGCCAGATTTGCGAGCAGTGACTCTGCGGCGTGTTTGCTGGCGCCGTAGGGATTGATCGGTTGGATCGGGGCCGTTTCCGGAATCGGCACTTGATCTGGGTAGCCGTAAAGGGTAGTGCTACTGCTGAACACCAGGGTGCGGCAGCTGTGGCGGTCCATCGCACTCAGCAGTCGCTGAGTGCCAACAACGTTCACATCCCAATACCGCA
The window above is part of the Synechococcus sp. WH 8020 genome. Proteins encoded here:
- the galE gene encoding UDP-glucose 4-epimerase GalE; this translates as MAQLLITGGAGFIGSHTCLVLLEAGHQLLVLDDFSNSSAIALERVAELAGVRLQRDQPTLRAAPETFTLVEGDIRDAQCLDALFASATTFGQPIEAVIHFAGLKAVAESVQQPLRYWDVNVVGTQRLLSAMDRHSCRTLVFSSSTTLYGYPDQVPIPETAPIQPINPYGASKHAAESLLANLAGCSGNTEPIQASEGGWRIARLRYFNPVGAHPSGRIGEDPNGIPNNLFPFITQVAVGRRPELTVFGDDWPTPDGTCIRDYIHVMDLAEGHREALHSLLNADPQLLTLNLGSGQGASVLDVVKAMEAASQRPIPYRIAPRRPGDVAITVANPTLAAEHLHWRTQRSLTDICRDGWSWQEANPQGYIRQT